From the genome of Ptychodera flava strain L36383 chromosome 13, AS_Pfla_20210202, whole genome shotgun sequence:
AGGGATGAAGAATATGACTGAGCTGGGACATTTagatctcagtcataataacattggtgATGTTGGTGCTGAGAGTTTAAGTAAAGGGATGGAGAATATGACTCAGCTGGGATGTTTAGACctcagtcataataacataggtgATGTTGGTGCTGAGAGTTTAAGTAAAGGGATGGAGAATATGACTCAGCTGGAACATTTagatctcagtcataataacattggtgATGTTGGTGCTGAGAGTTTAAGTAAAGGGATGGAGAATATGACTCGGCTGCAACGTTTagatctcagtcataataacattggtgATGTTGGTGCTGAGAGTTTAAGTAAAGGGATGGAGAATATGACTGagctgcaacatttagatctcagtcataataacattggtgATGTTGGTGCTCAGTGTCTAAATGATATGATGGTTGGTAAATATAAATCAATAGATATTGATATCAGTCATAATGATATAAAAGATATTGGTGTTGAATTTCTAAGTAGAGAAATGAAACTTTTGAAGACAAAGAACACACATCTAGATCTCAGTCATAAATGCCTTGGAAATTTCGCAGCAGTGACTCTAAGTAAACTCATGAGAATATGATTTTCCTGCAACGTTTagatctcagtcataataacataggtgATGTTGGTGCTGAGAGTTTAAGTAAAGGGATGGAGAGTATGACAAGGCTGCATTATTTAGATCTAAGTCATAATATCATTGGTGATGTTGGTGCTGAGAGTTTAAGTAAAGGGATAGAGAGTATGACAAGGCTGCATTATTTAGATCTAAGTCATAATATCATTGGTGATGTTGGTGCTGAGAGTTTAAGTAAAGGGATGGAGAATATGACTCAGCTGCACCATTTAGATCTCGgtcataataacattggtgATATTGGAGCTAAGAGTTAAGTAAAGGGATTGATAAAGGTTTTCAGTGTCCACATTTAAatctcagtcataataacattggtgATTTTGGTGCCATGTGTTTAAGTAAAGGGATTGAGAATATTATTTGGCTGCAACATTTagatctcagtcataataacattggtgATGTTGGTGCTGAGTGTCTCGGTGAAGGGCTAGAGAATACGATCATTTACATGTGTTATTTagatctcagtcataataacattggtgATTTTGGTGCTGAGAGTTTAAGTAAAGGGATTGCAAATATGAGATGGCTCCAACATTTagatctcagtcataataacattggtgATGTTGGTGCTGAGAGTTTAAGTAAAGGGATGAAGAATATGAATGAGCTGGCACATTTAGATCTaagtcataataacattggtgAAGTTGGTGCTAAGAGTTTAAGTAAGGGATTGCAAATATGACTTGGCTGAGACATTTagatctcagtcataataaTATTGGTGATGTTGGTGCTGAGAGTTTAAGTAAAGGGATTGCAAATATGACTCGGCTGGAACATTTagatctcagtcataataaTATTGGTGATGTTGGTGCTGAGAGTATAAGTAAATGGGTGAGGAATATGACTGagctgcaacatttagatcTCAGTCATAATGACTTTGGTGATGTTGGTGCCAAGAGTTTAAGTAAAGGGATGAAGAATATGACTTGGCTGCAACATTTagatctcagtcataataacattgggGATGTTGGTGCCCAGTGTCTTAATGATATAATGGTAGCAATATCACAGCCAATGGATATTGATATCAGTCATAATGATATAAAAGACGTTGGTGTTGAATTTCTAagtagaaaaataaaacatttgaagaCAAAGAAGACACATCTAGATCTCAGTCATAAATGCCTTGGAAATTTTGCAGCAGTGACTCTAAGTAAACTTATGAGAAATATGAATTGGCTGCAACATTTagatctcagtcataataacattggtgATGTTGGTGCTGAGAGTTTAAGTAAAGGGATGGAGAATATGACTCTGCTGCAACATTTagatctcagtcataataacattggtgATGTTGGTGCTGAGAGTTTAAGTAATGTGATGGAGAATATGACTAGGCTTGGACATTTAGATTTCAGTCATAATAAAATTGGTGATGTTGGTGCTGAATGTTTAAGCAAAAGGATGGAGAATATGACTTGGCTGCAACATTTAGATCTCAGTCATAATATATTGGTGATGTTGGTGCTGAGAGTATAAGTAAAGGGGTGAAGAATATGATTTGGCTGAAAATTTagatctcagtcataataacattggtgATGTTGGTGCTCAGAGTTTAAGTAAAGGGATGGAGAATATGACTTGGCTGCAACATTTagatctcagtcataataacattggtgATGTTGGTGCTCAGAGTTTAAGTAAAGGGATTGAGAATATGACTTTGCTTCAACATTTAGATCTCAGTCACAATAACATTGGTGATGTTGGTGCTGAGTGTTTCAGTGAAGGGCTAGAGAATACGACCGAGCTGCATTATTTagatctcagtcataataacattggtgATGTTGGTCCTGAGCGTTTAATTAAAGGGATGAAGAATATGACTAGGCTGCAACTTTTAGATCTCAGTCATAACAACATTGGTGATGTTGGTCCTGAGCGTTTAATTAAAGGGATTGAAAATATGACTAAGCTGCAATTTTTAGATCTTAGTCATAACAACATTGGTGATGTTGGTGCTGCAAGTTTGAGTGTAAGGATGGAGAAAATTATGTAttagctgcaacatttagatcTCAGTCATAACAACATTGGTGATGTTGGTGCTCAGTGTCTAAATGATATGATGGTTGGTAAATATAAATCAATAGATATTGATATCAGTCATAATGATATAAAAGATATAGGTGTTGAATTTCTAAATAGAGAAATGAAACTTTTGAAGACAAAGAACACACATCTAGATCTCAGTCATAAATGCCTCGGAAATTTCGCAGCAGTGACTCTAAGTAAACTTATGAGAAATATGATTTGGCTGCAACATTTagatctcagtcataataacattggtgATGTTGGTGCTGAGAGTTTAAGTAAAGGGATGGAGAATATGACTGAGCTGGAACATTTagatctcagtcataataacattggtgATGTTGGTGCTGAGAGTTTAAGTAAAGGGATGGAGAATATGACTGGGCTGTGGCATTTagatctcagtcataataacattggtgATGTTGGTGCTGAGAGTTTAAGTAAAGGGATGGAGAATATGACTTGGCTGCAACATTTagatctcagtcataataacattggtgATGTTGGTGCTGAGAGTTTAAGTAAAGGGATGGAGAATATGACTGagctgcaacatttagatctcagtcataataacattggtgATGTTGGTGCTGAGAGTTTAAGTAAAGGGATGGAGAGTATGACTCAGCTGCAACATTTAGATATCAGTCTTGATAACTTTGATGATGTGGTGCTGAGAGTTTAAGTAAAGGGGCAGAGAATATGACTCGGCTGCAACGTTTagatctcagtcataataacattggtgATGTTGGTGCTGAGAGTTTAAGTAAAGGGATGGAGAATATGACTCGGCTGCAACATTTagatctcagtcataataacattggtgATGTTGGTGCTGAGAGTTTAAGTAAAGGGATGGAGAATATGACTGAGCTGGAACATTTagatctcagtcataataacattggtgATGTTGGTGCCGAGAGTTTAAGTAAAGGGATGGAGAATATGACTAGGCTGGAACATTTAGATatcagtcataataacattggtgATGTTGGTGCTGAGAGTTTAAGTAAAGGGATGGAGAATATGACTAGGCTGGGACATTTagatctcagtcataataacattggtgATGTTGGTGCTGAGAGTTTAAGTAAAGGGATGGAGAATATGACTAGGCTGCGACATTTagatctcagtcataataacattggtgATGTTGGTGCTGAGAGTTTAAGTAAAGGGATGAAGAATATGACTGGGCTGGGACATTTagatctcagtcataataacattggtgATGTTGGTGCTGAGAGTTTAAGTAAAGGGATGGAGAATATGACTCGGCTGCAACATTTagatctcagtcataataacattggtgATGTTGGTGCTGAGAGTTTAAGTAAAGGGATGGAGAATATGATTAAGCTGGAACATTTagatctcagtcataataaTATTGGTGCAGTTGGTGCTGAGAGTTTAAGTAAAGTGATTGAGAATATGACTGAGCTGGAACATTTagatctcagtcataataaTATTGGTGATGTTGGTGCTGAGTGTTTAACTAAAGGGATGGAGAGTATGACTGAGCTGGAACATTTagatctcagtcataataaTATTGGTGCAGTTGGTGCTGAGAGTTTAAGTAAAGGGACGGAGAATATGACTAAGCTGCAACGTTTagatctcagtcataataacataggtgATCTTGGTGCCGAGTGTTTAAGTAAAGGGATTGAGAATATGACTTGGCTGCAACATTtagatcttagtcataataacattggtgATTTTGGTGCCGAGTGTTTAAGTAAAGGGATGGAGAATATGACTGAGCTGCAACATTTTGATCTCAGTCTTAAAAACATTGGTGGTGTTGGTGCTGAGAGTTTAAGTAAAGGGACAGAGAATATGACTCGGCTGCAACATTTTGATCTCAGTCATAATAGGCTAACATTGGTGATGGTGGTGCTGAGAGTTTATCTAAAGGGATAGAGAGTATATTTTGGCTGCAACATTTagatctcagtcataataacattggtgATGTTGGTGCTGAGAGTTTAAGTAAAGGGATGGAGAATATGACTGagctgcaacatttagatctcagtcataataacattggtgATGTTGGTGCTGAGAGTTTAAGTAAAGGGATGGAGAATATGACTGAGCTGGAACATTTagatctcagtcataataacattggtgATGTTGGTGCTGAGAGTTTAAGTAAAGGGATTGAGAATATGACTAGGCTGCAACATTTagatctcagtcataataacattggtgATGTTGGTGCTGAGAGTTTAAGTAAAGGGATGGAGAATATGACTTAGCTGGAACATTTagatctcagtcataataacattggtgATGTTGGTGCTGAGAGTTTAAGTAAAGGGATGGAGAATATGACACGGCTGGAACATTTAGATCTCATTGGTGATGTTGGTGCTCAGTGTCTAAATGATATGATGGTTGGTAAATATAAATCAATAGATATTGATATCAGTCATAATGATATAAAAGATATAGGTGTTGAATTTCTAAATAGAGAAATGAAACTTTTGAAGACGGAGAACACATGTCTATATCTCAGTCATAAATGCCTCGGAAATTTCACAGCAGTGACTGTAAGTAAACTTATGAGAAATATGAATTGGTTGCAACGTTTagatctcagtcataataacattggtgATGTTGGTGCGGAGAGTTTAAGTAAAGGGATGGAGAGTATGACAAGGCTGCGTTATTTagatctcagtcataataaTATTGGTGATGTTGGTGCTGAGGGTTTAAGTAAAGGGATGGAGAATATGACTCGGCTGCACTATTTAGatcagtcataataacattggtgATATTGGAGCTAAGAGTTTAAGTAAAGGGATTGATAAAGGTTTTCAGTTATCACATTTAAatctcagtcataataacattggtgATTTTGGTGCCATGTGCTTAAGTAATGGGATCGAGAATATTATTCGGCTGCGACATTTagatctcagtcataataacattggtgATGTTGGTGCTGAGTGTCTCGGTGAAGAGCTAGAGAATATGATCATTCACATGCATTATTTagatctcagtcataataacattggtgATTTTGGTGCTGAGAGTTTTAGTAAAGGGATTGCAAGTATGAGGTGGCTCAAACATTTagatctcagtcataataacattggtgATTTTGGTGCCATGTGTTCAAGTAAAGGGATTGCAAATATGACTGAGCTGGAACATTTagatctcagtcataataaTATTGGTGATGTTGGTGCTGAGAGTATAAGTAAAGGGGTGAAGAATATGACACGGCTGCAACATTTAGATCTCAGTCATAATGACATTGGTGATGTTGGTGCCAAGAGTTTAAGTAAAGGGATTGCAAATATGAGATGGCTGCAACATTTagatctcagtcataataacattggtgATCTTGGTGCTGAGAGTTTAAGTAAAGGGATTGCAAATATGACTCGGCTGGAGCATTTagatctcagtcataataaTATTGGTGATGTTGGTGCTGAGAGTATAAGTAAAGGGGTGAAGAATATGACACGGCTGCAACATTTAGATCTCAGTCATAATGACATTGGTGATGTTGGTGCCAAGAGTTTAAGTAAAGGGATTGCAAATATGACTTGGCTGCAACATTTagatctcagtcataataacattggtgATGTTGGTGCTGAGAGTTTAAGTAAAGGGATTGAGAATATGACTTGGCTGCAACATTTagatctcagtcataataaTATTGGTGATGTTGGTGCTCAGAGTTTAAGTAAAGGGATGGAGAATAAGACTTGGATGCAACGTTTagatctcagtcataataacattggtgATGTTGGTGCTCAGAGTTTAAGTAAAGGGATTGCAAAGATGACTAAGCTGGAACATTTAGATCTCGgtcataataacattggtgATGTTGGTGCTCAGAGTTTAAGTAAAGGGATTGCAAAGATGACTAagctgcaacatttagatctcagtcataataacattaGTGATGTTGGTGCTGAGAGTTTAAGTAAAGGGACGGAGAATATGACTCATCTACAACATTTagatctcagtcataataacattggtgATGTTGGTGCCGAGTGTTTAAGTAAATTTATCGAGAATATGACAAGGCTGCAACATTTagatctcagtcataataacattggtgATGTTGGTGCTGAGAGTTTAAGTAAAGGGATGGAGAATATGACTGagctgcaacatttagatctcagtcataataacattggtgATGTTGGTGCTGAGTGTTTAAGTAAAGGGGTTGCAAATATGACAAGGCTGCAACATTTagatctcagtcataataacattggtgATGTTGGTGCTGAGAGTTTAAGTAAAGGGATTGCAAATATGACAAGGCTGCAACATTTagatctcagtcataataacattaGTGATGTTGGTGCTGAGAGTTTAAGTAACAGGGAGGAGAACATTTGCTTGCCTGTCACTTTAGTTATTGATTTGCATCACAATAAATTGAATCTAATGGCTGAACAACTTGAAATAAAGCCACATTTTGACTATGAGAGTgaaagtcttgaaatgtttgaaatgtaTGATTATCATAGGATGCCAAGACAATTACATCTTACATCAAGCCCTTTATATACTTCTACCAGTGATCATACTCTGCAAGATAGTGATGACAGTATTGACAGCTTTCAGATTAGTGGTCACAGTAGCAACAGATATCTTAGTAGTGGTCACGATATTAAAACATATTTACCGGTAGGTAGTGGTCGTGGTAGTTATAGCTATCCAGATAGTGGTCAAGGCATTGAGACGTATCCAGGTAGTGGTCACAGTAGTTACAGCTATCCATATAGTCGTCACCATAGTTTCAGATCTGCGGGTAGTGGTCTCGGTGGTTACAGCTATCCATATAGTCGTCACCATAGTTTCAGTTCTGCAGGTAGTGGTCACAGTAGTGGCAGCTCTGCAGGTAGTGGTCACTTTAGTGGCAGCTCTGCAGGTGGGGAATAGTGAGAAGAATGATTTTGCTGTGTGCTGCAAAAAGATTAGGAAGGTGTGTGCCATAGTAACAGACTGGCTGCTTTTTTTCTTGCATTATGCGTACAAGGCTTGATGTCATTATGAATTATTTATGACAACAAAAATCCAGCAATCTGTTTAAGTCTATGGGTCTCACTGTACTCTGTTCGTAGCTTCAATTCTGCTTTCATCTCATCCTCAGCACAACGGTCTGCTGAAGTTCATTTTCACAATCTACTCCATTTTGAGATTAACATGCCAACAGACTAGGGGCAAGTCTACAAATAGATGAACAATAGTTGCATGTTTGTATGATATTCATGATAGTTATGAAAGATCATTCATTTTGATAGTTAGTTAGTATTTTATTATTGAGACACAGTTTCACATACctaaatacatacatagaatTAAATccttcagaatatatcaaaagtAAATAATGTGAAACTCCAGCCGAGTATTGGCTTATGAGTCACTTTTACATAAGTATAGCTTCCAGTGTGTATGGTGTTCTCTCAGGGAACTGAAGTTACATTTCTCCTTCTTCGGATAAACATTTCATAAATACATTTAGAAAATGTATTAATGTGATTAATGGAAAAAAGTTTTGCAAGCTTCTCACTTGGTGGTAAATTAGTGACTGCGTTTGCAAATCGTGATCGAATATCATTGTACAATCTACATTCAAAGACAAAATGGAGTTCGTCTTCAACAACATTTTCCTTACAAAGAGTACACTTTCTTTCTTCAACTTCTAAGTTAGAGTATCGACCAGTTTCGATTCTCAGAGGTAATGTTCCGTTTCGCAGTCTTGCGATAACTGACCTGAACTTATGTGGAATATTATACAATAAATAAGGTTCGTTAATATAGCTATGTTTAAAAGTACAGTAAGTCCTCAATTTTGGTTTTGGATATTGCCATCGAAATTTTACCTCTAATCTCTTTAATAGCAGTGTCAATAGACTTCATTACCTTGCATTCAGAGTCTGACATCTTTTGGGTCAGGTTTACCTGTACTCGTTGTATTTGTGCGCTCGAGTCAGCCAAAGTGATTCCCTGGTCATACCTTGCTGCATTACCCACACTGAATGCTTGACGACCGAatctgtattttctattttcttatttttccgATACATATCTAAACGCCATCTATGATAGTTTATTGTACAGCAACAGGTATTGAATCCTAGCAGCAGGTCTCAGAATACAGATAACTTTATGAAAAATTTTGTGTGAAATGTCAACTTACAGCGGAGCAACAGCGAAACACGTCAGCACATGTGGATCATGCGCATTGATAATAGTCATTGATAAATTTATTGTTTCTTGAGTAGGACATTAATTATTATCTCATGCAAACTTATTGTTACAGTAAACTGAAGGCGACACTTCCTAAATTGATTAAACTGACTTATAGTATCACACTATCAATGTCTATTATTTAGCGTAAAAGCATTCACTGACTTAAATGTACTGTGTATTGATGAGGAAGATTCTAAACCATGACCCTTAGAAAAACTACTCCAGTCTTACTACCAAGTCTTCAGTATGTTCAACTGCCGCTCGTTTCTACAAAGTGGGTATACACTGAAACAGTAGAATACAAATAAACatcatttaatatcaatttgaaaaaaagcatACCTTTAAATCGTAATTTAGCTGATTACATATTCTTAATCATTGTCATTATCTATGAATCATTAGAGGACCAAGCCCTATGCGAGCTAACTCCTATTTTATCTACTTTGGATCcttcctcctcttcttcttctgccaattttttgtcgtccaaaaactcaaaaaatgtcaaacataaacttttcaaatttgcagggtttATTGGTCTTACTGAGTGCTGGTGCACCTTACCCTTCATAATTTTATTGGTCACATGATCTGGCtgttatttatcaaaatttttaattccacccaatttgc
Proteins encoded in this window:
- the LOC139148620 gene encoding protein NLRC5-like; translated protein: MTWLRHLDLSHNNIGDVGAESLSKGIANMTRLEHLDLSHNNIGDVGAESISKWVRNMTELQHLDLSHNDFGDVGAKSLSKGMKNMTWLQHLDLSHNNIGDVGAQCLNDIMVAISQPMDIDISHNDIKDVGVEFLSRKIKHLKTKKTHLDLSHKCLGNFAAVTLSKLMRNMNWLQHLDLSHNNIGDVGAESLSKGMENMTLLQHLDLSHNNIGDVGAESLSNVMENMTRLGHLDFSHNKIGDVGAECLSKRMENMTWLQHLDLSHNILVMLVLRV
- the LOC139148621 gene encoding leucine-rich repeat-containing protein 74A-like, which translates into the protein MIWLQHLDLSHNNIGDVGAESLSKGMENMTELEHLDLSHNNIGDVGAESLSKGMENMTGLWHLDLSHNNIGDVGAESLSKGMENMTWLQHLDLSHNNIGDVGAESLSKGMENMTELQHLDLSHNNIGDVGAESLSKGMESMTQLQHLDISLDNFDDVVLRV
- the LOC139148622 gene encoding NLR family CARD domain-containing protein 3-like → MTRLQRLDLSHNNIGDVGAESLSKGMENMTRLQHLDLSHNNIGDVGAESLSKGMENMTELEHLDLSHNNIGDVGAESLSKGMENMTRLEHLDISHNNIGDVGAESLSKGMENMTRLGHLDLSHNNIGDVGAESLSKGMENMTRLRHLDLSHNNIGDVGAESLSKGMKNMTGLGHLDLSHNNIGDVGAESLSKGMENMTRLQHLDLSHNNIGDVGAESLSKGMENMIKLEHLDLSHNNIGAVGAESLSKVIENMTELEHLDLSHNNIGDVGAECLTKGMESMTELEHLDLSHNNIGAVGAESLSKGTENMTKLQRLDLSHNNIGDLGAECLSKGIENMTWLQHLDLSHNNIGDFGAECLSKGMENMTELQHFDLSLKNIGGVGAESLSKGTENMTRLQHFDLSHNRLTLVMVVLRVYLKG
- the LOC139148623 gene encoding NLR family CARD domain-containing protein 3-like, which codes for MCLSNGIENIIRLRHLDLSHNNIGDVGAECLGEELENMIIHMHYLDLSHNNIGDFGAESFSKGIASMRWLKHLDLSHNNIGDFGAMCSSKGIANMTELEHLDLSHNNIGDVGAESISKGVKNMTRLQHLDLSHNDIGDVGAKSLSKGIANMRWLQHLDLSHNNIGDLGAESLSKGIANMTRLEHLDLSHNNIGDVGAESISKGVKNMTRLQHLDLSHNDIGDVGAKSLSKGIANMTWLQHLDLSHNNIGDVGAESLSKGIENMTWLQHLDLSHNNIGDVGAQSLSKGMENKTWMQRLDLSHNNIGDVGAQSLSKGIAKMTKLEHLDLGHNNIGDVGAQSLSKGIAKMTKLQHLDLSHNNISDVGAESLSKGTENMTHLQHLDLSHNNIGDVGAECLSKFIENMTRLQHLDLSHNNIGDVGAESLSKGMENMTELQHLDLSHNNIGDVGAECLSKGVANMTRLQHLDLSHNNIGDVGAESLSKGIANMTRLQHLDLSHNNISDVGAESLSNREENICLPVTLVIDLHHNKLNLMAEQLEIKPHFDYESESLEMFEMYDYHRMPRQLHLTSSPLYTSTSDHTLQDSDDSIDSFQISGHSSNRYLSSGHDIKTYLPVGSGRGSYSYPDSGQGIETYPGSGHSSYSYPYSRHHSFRSAGSGLGGYSYPYSRHHSFSSAGSGHSSGSSAGSGHFSGSSAGGE